A single window of Falco peregrinus isolate bFalPer1 chromosome 11, bFalPer1.pri, whole genome shotgun sequence DNA harbors:
- the RNF8 gene encoding E3 ubiquitin-protein ligase RNF8 isoform X2 yields MAARGASCLVWCLRPVGASGDWLLLEAGTQVTIGRGLDITYQLVSKTCPLMISRKHCVFQQNAEGQWTVKDNKSLNGVWLNKQRLDPSKAYPIAEGDRIQLGVPLENRETAEYEYEVIKEEWEKIRPFLAQRNDLWKAKSSRTKRKFSLEELETSGSEGPSNSRSKRDRVSCDKEFLRKSWGRVEEAKQLTEKMDVKLPSPGPSEEDSGPVHSGPVHSEKVSVPHKDQKGSGLAQSWTGLEMLRKTLVAIMKLKMKVQEKQTEVLNMKQKRRKCAQKEILATEQELRELQDQLCTEQEHQQQQVEELERTFFKEQQKLEGVKRQHGEENLKEQLAQVLQEHHALMEELSRIKKDFEEIIRAKNKELEETKEEKEKVRAQKEEVLNQMNDVLENELQCTICSEHFIEAVTLNCAHSFCSYCINEWTKRKVECPICRQEIKSKTRSLVLDNCIDRMVEKLDVEMKEHRLTVIRERKGERDTECVGETSHRQ; encoded by the exons ATGGCGGCTCGCGGGGCTTCGTGCCTGGTCTGGTGCCTCCGCCCGGTCGGGGCCAGCGGCGACTGGCTCCTGCTGGAGGCCGGCACGCAG gtaaCTATAGGCCGAGGATTAGATATCACATACCAGCTGGTGTCAAAAACCTGTCCCTTGATGATCTCTCGTAAGCActgtgttttccagcaaaatgCAGAAGGGCAGTGGACTGTCAAGGATAACAAG AGTCTAAATGGAGTCTGGCTTAACAAACAGCGCCTGGATCCCTCAAAAGCCTATCCTATTGCTGAAGGAGACCGTATACAGTTGGGAGTGCCTTTGGAAAACAGAGAGACTGCTGAATATGAATATGAAGTAATTAAAGAGGAATGGGAGAAAATCAGACCCTTTTTAGCCCAAAGGAATGACCTATGGAAAGCTAAGAGTTCAAGAACTAAACGTAAATTTAGTTTGGAGGAATTGGAGACATCTGGATCAGAAGGCCCTTCAAACTCCAGATCCAAAAGAGACAGAGTGTCCTGTGATAAAGAATTTTTGCGTAAGTCATGGGGAAGGGTGGAAGAGGCCAAACAGTTAACAGAGAAGATGGATGTCAAGCTGCCTTCTCCTGGACCAAGTGAGGAGGATAGTGGTCCAGTGCATAGTGGCCCTGTGCACTCTGAGAAAGTGTCTGTCCCCCATAAGGACCAGAAAGGCTCTGGCCTTGCACAGTCATGGACTGGCTTGGAAATGCTGAGGAAAACCCTAGTAGCTATAATGAAGCTGAAGATGAAAGTGCAGGAGAAGCAGACGGAAGTTCTGAATATGAAGCAGAAGCGCAGGAAGTGTGCTCAGAAGGAGATCCTGGCAACGGAGCAGGAGCTGCGGGAGTTGCAGGACCAGCTGTGCACGGAACAAGagcatcagcagcagcaggtggaaGAGCTGGAAAGGACATTCTTTAAAGAGCAGCAGAAGCTAGAG GGTGTAAAGCGGCAACACGGGGAAGAGAATCTGAAGGAGCAGCTGGCGCAGGTCCTGCAAGAG CATCATGCTTTGATGGAAGAATTGAGCCgtattaaaaaagattttgaggAGATAATCCGAGCCAAGAataaagaactggaagaaaccaaG gaggagaaggaaaaggtgagAGCCCAAAAAGAAGAGGTATTGAATCAGATGAACGATGTGTTGGAGAATGAGTTGCAGTGCACAATCTGTTCTGAGCATTTTATTGAG GCGGTCACTCTCAACTGTGCGCACAGCTTCTGCTCCTACTGTATCAATGAGTGGACAAAACGTAAAGTGGAATGCCccatctgcaggcaggagaTCAAATCAAAGACACGCTCTCTGGTGCTGGATAACTGCATTGACAGGATGGTAGAAAAACTGGATGTGGAAATGAAAGAGCATCGCCTGACTGTTATCAGAGAGCGGAAAGGTGAGAG AGATACAGAATGTGTTGGTGAAACCAGCCACAGACAATGA
- the RNF8 gene encoding E3 ubiquitin-protein ligase RNF8 isoform X1: MAARGASCLVWCLRPVGASGDWLLLEAGTQVTIGRGLDITYQLVSKTCPLMISRKHCVFQQNAEGQWTVKDNKSLNGVWLNKQRLDPSKAYPIAEGDRIQLGVPLENRETAEYEYEVIKEEWEKIRPFLAQRNDLWKAKSSRTKRKFSLEELETSGSEGPSNSRSKRDRVSCDKEFLRKSWGRVEEAKQLTEKMDVKLPSPGPSEEDSGPVHSGPVHSEKVSVPHKDQKGSGLAQSWTGLEMLRKTLVAIMKLKMKVQEKQTEVLNMKQKRRKCAQKEILATEQELRELQDQLCTEQEHQQQQVEELERTFFKEQQKLEGVKRQHGEENLKEQLAQVLQEHHALMEELSRIKKDFEEIIRAKNKELEETKEEKEKVRAQKEEVLNQMNDVLENELQCTICSEHFIEAVTLNCAHSFCSYCINEWTKRKVECPICRQEIKSKTRSLVLDNCIDRMVEKLDVEMKEHRLTVIRERKEIQNVLVKPATDNDSSVNSSIYSILSMSSCDSEDSEEDSYYNESYYII, from the exons ATGGCGGCTCGCGGGGCTTCGTGCCTGGTCTGGTGCCTCCGCCCGGTCGGGGCCAGCGGCGACTGGCTCCTGCTGGAGGCCGGCACGCAG gtaaCTATAGGCCGAGGATTAGATATCACATACCAGCTGGTGTCAAAAACCTGTCCCTTGATGATCTCTCGTAAGCActgtgttttccagcaaaatgCAGAAGGGCAGTGGACTGTCAAGGATAACAAG AGTCTAAATGGAGTCTGGCTTAACAAACAGCGCCTGGATCCCTCAAAAGCCTATCCTATTGCTGAAGGAGACCGTATACAGTTGGGAGTGCCTTTGGAAAACAGAGAGACTGCTGAATATGAATATGAAGTAATTAAAGAGGAATGGGAGAAAATCAGACCCTTTTTAGCCCAAAGGAATGACCTATGGAAAGCTAAGAGTTCAAGAACTAAACGTAAATTTAGTTTGGAGGAATTGGAGACATCTGGATCAGAAGGCCCTTCAAACTCCAGATCCAAAAGAGACAGAGTGTCCTGTGATAAAGAATTTTTGCGTAAGTCATGGGGAAGGGTGGAAGAGGCCAAACAGTTAACAGAGAAGATGGATGTCAAGCTGCCTTCTCCTGGACCAAGTGAGGAGGATAGTGGTCCAGTGCATAGTGGCCCTGTGCACTCTGAGAAAGTGTCTGTCCCCCATAAGGACCAGAAAGGCTCTGGCCTTGCACAGTCATGGACTGGCTTGGAAATGCTGAGGAAAACCCTAGTAGCTATAATGAAGCTGAAGATGAAAGTGCAGGAGAAGCAGACGGAAGTTCTGAATATGAAGCAGAAGCGCAGGAAGTGTGCTCAGAAGGAGATCCTGGCAACGGAGCAGGAGCTGCGGGAGTTGCAGGACCAGCTGTGCACGGAACAAGagcatcagcagcagcaggtggaaGAGCTGGAAAGGACATTCTTTAAAGAGCAGCAGAAGCTAGAG GGTGTAAAGCGGCAACACGGGGAAGAGAATCTGAAGGAGCAGCTGGCGCAGGTCCTGCAAGAG CATCATGCTTTGATGGAAGAATTGAGCCgtattaaaaaagattttgaggAGATAATCCGAGCCAAGAataaagaactggaagaaaccaaG gaggagaaggaaaaggtgagAGCCCAAAAAGAAGAGGTATTGAATCAGATGAACGATGTGTTGGAGAATGAGTTGCAGTGCACAATCTGTTCTGAGCATTTTATTGAG GCGGTCACTCTCAACTGTGCGCACAGCTTCTGCTCCTACTGTATCAATGAGTGGACAAAACGTAAAGTGGAATGCCccatctgcaggcaggagaTCAAATCAAAGACACGCTCTCTGGTGCTGGATAACTGCATTGACAGGATGGTAGAAAAACTGGATGTGGAAATGAAAGAGCATCGCCTGACTGTTATCAGAGAGCGGAAAG AGATACAGAATGTGTTGGTGAAACCAGCCACAGACAATGACAGCAGTGTAAATTCTTCCATCTACTCCATCTTGTCGATGAGCAGTTGTGACAGCGAGGACTCTGAGGAGGATTCTTACTATAATGAAAGCTACTATATTATCTAA